In one window of Bifidobacterium sp. WK041_4_12 DNA:
- a CDS encoding LPXTG cell wall anchor domain-containing protein, translating into MRNWKKGATIAAALVAALSTLVSPLAYADGGGGSGGGGTGAGGNGQISFTYQDSYGAPTLGNVDVALAAMGLTSYNDASHPADASANTALNSAVSECQSRYATKHNDDTNAGCRLVSVGAVSTDGKYTGSTGGFTTSQWASAWNAETQGRSYSHEGVAYQTTTPFSDGVTTINALVAREAAKTPGIIVIVLSSDEPPVAYKLSVSTKQASAASMKVGSTAAVHDVITTSNNGSSLSENLTAKVIMHYDGQKNGYVAAKSVTKSMTISNDGSKNSPDFTPADFGMSHWQEGTYWFDVQVAKQGKMAAAVDTTDREAAESFPVAAVPPVKPSKSIEEGTSADRMVNRTTITTGTGRGGYEMTIKDTITPNGVNYGISNYKLVDTTSGTDVSGDFSINWDKSANTVTAVRTKAKGEMPLDRTYAFSFDVTVAKPDFSKVDDVASVKWNQEPSVNTDGKSFPTWRPNPDKSWIKYVDGKWQAVIDPSRSNQTGADTETFLDGDTVGSVVNGTVAANLIQAPSKLTLTDDWAKADYIFDAANAAKIRVFEADASSDRQSSVADIANTGKDVTDQFTITVNGTTATATAKADYLASLQGLAKAKQLTLLIPGSINFANGGGAKQVRSDFGKQAGDELTFCTNPPSDDPVVYSTLTDGNAGAGLTNAGSETVNTQTEDTNEPEICGYVPPVVKDVLAESSQGGDQSSVDGKVVFPGQKVEYKLQTTPKLPANLAYQVTEVAVTDSYDQYLNVDKQTLEVTDLNTGNIIPKSQYTSTWNDGGHNVRLVFDAAWVKANWKAGSNPRIIVRFEGTVSKDAPANTKVDNQWKLTLNNSITPSNIVENTPPDDNPSKQDTQQDAKINIDGKTAVLGDKIFYRVNLDASKLDNTAYVVQRLGMVDDYDQEYLKLDTTGIQVLDAKGDDVTAKFNIQDKDGVLYAFFKTVDTTIPATGETVKGDPQPSDLKAYSTEKLDPLTSPAIDQKVLGQTYQIVLPMTVKAVKDGYTVKNTAIQVTNNEQKLTNTVSNPLKEINPSKDVTVNVGGASADDQSIYLNHLFLYQLDSSTLHTNRAYKEITDWKITDDYDQSHDRYTGQWAVYATKDVVEYQDGKAVTLAAKGGRIAGSGVDSTKFGGDLFTAVDKDGVLTVTATARYLAIASSNDTTEQGWRAYVQMERIKTGDVKNQFVETLNGQDRPSNVVVTHTPDQTPSISIEKYDAKSGMKAGDRNDPKDALDVTGDTEIVFHITNTGKTSLSKIDLKDQTITGSGTVVDFKYPANWNTLVLKPGASVDVTGTLKGIKSNDHHTDRAKVTAQPIIDCPAVDTDPFDGKTPTADPDKVCYDTAISAKDDWNGYVKAAASKSLAKTGADMLWVVVAVILFAGAGAGIIVSRRRLADTGKHEDPRNAR; encoded by the coding sequence ATGAGGAATTGGAAGAAGGGAGCGACCATAGCGGCTGCCTTGGTTGCTGCGCTTTCCACGCTCGTTTCACCACTGGCTTACGCTGATGGTGGTGGCGGATCCGGTGGTGGCGGTACCGGCGCGGGTGGTAACGGTCAGATCAGTTTCACTTACCAAGACAGTTATGGTGCTCCCACACTAGGGAATGTGGATGTGGCGTTGGCCGCGATGGGATTGACCTCCTATAACGACGCTTCGCATCCTGCGGATGCGTCAGCGAATACGGCGTTGAATAGTGCGGTCAGTGAATGCCAGTCTCGTTATGCTACCAAGCATAACGATGACACGAATGCCGGTTGCCGCCTGGTGAGCGTTGGCGCGGTGTCCACTGACGGAAAGTACACCGGCAGCACAGGCGGCTTCACTACATCGCAATGGGCTTCTGCCTGGAATGCCGAGACTCAGGGCAGAAGCTACTCACATGAAGGCGTGGCCTATCAGACCACCACACCATTCTCCGATGGTGTGACCACCATCAATGCTCTGGTGGCACGCGAGGCCGCGAAGACACCAGGCATTATTGTCATCGTGCTGTCCAGCGACGAGCCACCGGTCGCCTATAAGCTTTCCGTGTCCACCAAGCAGGCGTCTGCCGCCTCGATGAAGGTGGGTTCCACCGCCGCCGTGCATGACGTGATCACCACGTCGAACAATGGTTCCTCACTGAGTGAGAACCTAACGGCGAAGGTGATCATGCATTACGACGGGCAGAAGAACGGGTACGTGGCCGCGAAGAGCGTCACCAAGAGCATGACCATCAGTAATGACGGTTCGAAGAACTCTCCCGATTTCACGCCTGCCGACTTTGGCATGTCGCATTGGCAGGAAGGCACGTACTGGTTTGACGTCCAGGTGGCCAAGCAGGGCAAGATGGCTGCGGCCGTGGATACCACGGATCGCGAGGCTGCCGAATCGTTCCCCGTGGCTGCGGTGCCTCCCGTGAAGCCTTCGAAGAGCATCGAGGAAGGAACTTCTGCCGACCGGATGGTGAATCGCACGACGATCACGACCGGTACCGGTCGTGGTGGCTATGAGATGACCATCAAGGATACGATCACCCCGAATGGTGTGAACTACGGCATCAGCAACTACAAGCTCGTGGACACCACGAGTGGTACCGATGTTTCTGGCGATTTCTCGATCAACTGGGATAAGAGCGCGAACACGGTGACCGCCGTGCGTACGAAGGCCAAGGGCGAGATGCCGTTGGACCGCACCTATGCGTTCAGCTTCGATGTGACGGTTGCCAAGCCTGACTTCTCCAAGGTCGATGATGTCGCGTCGGTCAAGTGGAATCAGGAGCCGAGCGTGAACACGGATGGCAAGTCGTTCCCGACCTGGAGACCCAACCCCGACAAGTCCTGGATCAAGTATGTGGATGGCAAGTGGCAGGCCGTGATCGACCCGTCCAGAAGCAACCAGACCGGTGCCGACACCGAGACCTTCCTTGACGGCGATACGGTCGGTTCGGTAGTCAACGGGACGGTTGCAGCGAACCTGATCCAGGCCCCTTCCAAGCTCACCCTGACGGATGATTGGGCGAAGGCGGACTACATCTTCGATGCGGCCAACGCTGCCAAGATCCGCGTGTTCGAGGCTGATGCGAGCAGTGATCGGCAGTCCAGCGTCGCGGACATCGCCAATACCGGCAAGGATGTGACCGACCAGTTCACCATCACCGTGAACGGCACGACCGCGACCGCGACCGCGAAGGCCGACTATCTCGCCTCGTTGCAGGGTTTGGCGAAGGCCAAGCAGCTCACGTTGCTGATTCCCGGTTCCATCAATTTCGCCAATGGTGGCGGCGCGAAGCAGGTGCGCTCCGATTTCGGCAAGCAGGCCGGTGACGAGCTGACCTTCTGCACGAATCCTCCCAGCGATGATCCCGTGGTGTATTCCACACTTACGGATGGAAACGCTGGTGCCGGTTTGACCAATGCGGGATCCGAGACGGTGAATACGCAGACCGAGGATACCAACGAGCCAGAGATCTGCGGGTATGTGCCCCCGGTGGTGAAGGATGTGTTGGCTGAGTCCTCGCAGGGTGGCGATCAGTCCAGTGTGGACGGCAAGGTCGTGTTCCCCGGTCAGAAGGTCGAGTACAAGTTGCAGACGACACCGAAGCTGCCGGCGAACCTGGCGTACCAGGTCACCGAAGTGGCGGTCACTGATAGTTACGATCAGTACCTGAACGTGGATAAGCAGACGTTGGAAGTCACCGATCTGAACACGGGCAACATTATTCCCAAGAGCCAGTACACGAGCACCTGGAACGACGGGGGGCATAATGTGCGTCTCGTGTTCGATGCCGCTTGGGTGAAGGCCAATTGGAAGGCCGGCTCGAACCCTCGTATCATCGTGCGCTTCGAGGGTACCGTTTCCAAGGATGCGCCGGCGAACACTAAGGTCGATAACCAGTGGAAGTTGACCTTGAATAATTCCATCACCCCGTCGAACATCGTGGAGAACACACCTCCCGACGACAACCCCTCCAAACAGGACACGCAACAGGATGCGAAGATCAACATTGACGGCAAGACCGCAGTGTTGGGCGACAAGATCTTCTACCGTGTCAACCTTGATGCTTCCAAGCTGGACAACACCGCGTATGTGGTGCAACGCCTGGGCATGGTCGATGATTACGACCAGGAGTACTTGAAACTGGACACGACAGGAATCCAGGTGCTTGATGCCAAGGGTGATGACGTCACCGCGAAGTTCAACATCCAGGACAAGGATGGTGTGCTGTACGCCTTCTTCAAGACGGTGGACACGACCATTCCCGCCACGGGCGAGACCGTGAAGGGCGATCCTCAGCCGTCCGACCTGAAGGCGTATTCGACCGAGAAGCTGGATCCGCTCACCTCGCCCGCCATCGATCAGAAGGTGCTTGGCCAGACCTACCAGATCGTGCTGCCGATGACGGTGAAGGCCGTCAAGGACGGTTACACGGTGAAGAACACTGCGATCCAGGTCACCAACAACGAGCAGAAGCTCACCAACACCGTGAGCAACCCGTTGAAGGAGATCAACCCCTCCAAGGATGTGACGGTCAACGTGGGAGGCGCTTCGGCCGACGACCAGAGCATCTACCTGAACCACCTGTTCCTCTACCAGTTGGATAGCTCCACGTTGCACACGAATCGTGCGTACAAGGAGATCACCGATTGGAAGATAACGGATGACTACGACCAGTCGCACGACCGGTACACCGGCCAGTGGGCGGTGTACGCGACGAAGGATGTGGTCGAATACCAGGATGGCAAGGCCGTGACTTTGGCTGCGAAGGGCGGTCGCATCGCCGGCAGTGGCGTGGACTCCACGAAGTTCGGTGGAGACCTGTTCACGGCGGTCGACAAGGATGGTGTGCTCACAGTGACCGCCACGGCACGCTACCTGGCCATCGCCTCCTCGAATGACACGACCGAGCAGGGTTGGCGCGCCTACGTGCAGATGGAACGCATCAAGACCGGCGACGTGAAGAACCAGTTTGTCGAAACGCTCAACGGTCAGGATCGCCCGTCGAACGTGGTGGTCACCCATACTCCTGATCAGACACCATCCATCAGCATCGAGAAATACGATGCGAAGAGCGGCATGAAGGCCGGGGATCGCAACGATCCCAAGGACGCCCTGGACGTGACGGGTGACACCGAGATCGTGTTCCACATCACCAACACCGGCAAGACCAGTCTCTCGAAGATTGATCTGAAGGATCAGACCATTACAGGTTCCGGCACGGTCGTGGACTTCAAGTATCCGGCCAACTGGAACACGCTCGTGTTGAAGCCCGGAGCGTCCGTGGACGTCACCGGCACGTTGAAGGGCATCAAGAGCAACGACCACCACACGGATCGTGCGAAGGTCACCGCGCAGCCGATCATCGACTGCCCGGCCGTCGACACCGACCCATTCGACGGCAAGACCCCAACGGCCGACCCGGACAAGGTGTGCTATGACACTGCGATCAGCGCGAAGGACGATTGGAACGGCTACGTCAAGGCCGCCGCGTCCAAGTCCCTGGCGAAGACCGGTGCCGACATGCTCTGGGTGGTTGTGGCCGTGATCCTGTTCGCCGGCGCAGGCGCGGGAATCATCGTCTCCCGTCGCCGTCTGGCTGATACCGGCAAGCATGAGGATCCTCGTAACGCCCGGTGA
- a CDS encoding CHAP domain-containing protein, translated as MDTSDGHGAHAAVVAIVSVLAVPVLILMPLLMVSLLMGGGMTQTGDSVSNVPDQYLADVRKAGSVCQTVTAPVIAAQIETESNWNPGAGSPAGARGIAQFMPATWASVGKDGDGDGKADILNAHDAIWTQGNYMCGLAAQIDGMKAKGLFSGDTLQLALAAYNAGIGAVQRAKGIPAFQETQAYVQKILALMAKYTDTSGATGDAGGATAGQLKPALSMKADGRHVNIASMGITDTYYGGPSGYPPRQCTWWVANRRASIGRPVDAHMGNGGFWISRARALGYSTGRSPKLGAAMSIAPGVFGSSGIYGHVALVEQINADGGIVVSESGSSMSAPQLRTFTAQQLQAASSSVWFIY; from the coding sequence ATGGATACCAGTGATGGGCACGGCGCACATGCGGCCGTCGTCGCCATCGTGTCGGTTCTGGCCGTCCCGGTGCTGATCCTGATGCCTCTGCTGATGGTCTCGCTGCTTATGGGCGGTGGTATGACGCAGACCGGCGATTCGGTATCCAACGTGCCGGACCAGTATTTGGCCGATGTGCGCAAGGCGGGGAGTGTCTGCCAGACGGTCACCGCCCCTGTGATCGCCGCGCAGATCGAGACCGAAAGCAACTGGAATCCCGGTGCGGGCAGTCCCGCCGGGGCCAGGGGCATCGCCCAGTTCATGCCCGCGACCTGGGCGTCCGTCGGCAAGGACGGCGACGGTGACGGCAAGGCGGACATCCTCAACGCGCATGACGCGATATGGACCCAGGGCAACTACATGTGCGGCCTGGCCGCGCAGATCGACGGCATGAAGGCCAAGGGCCTGTTCTCCGGCGACACCCTGCAACTCGCCCTGGCGGCCTATAACGCGGGGATCGGTGCCGTGCAGCGGGCCAAGGGCATACCCGCCTTCCAGGAGACGCAGGCGTATGTGCAGAAGATCCTCGCGCTGATGGCGAAGTACACCGATACGTCTGGCGCGACCGGCGATGCGGGTGGCGCGACCGCAGGCCAGTTGAAGCCGGCGCTGAGCATGAAAGCCGACGGACGGCACGTCAACATCGCCTCTATGGGCATCACCGACACGTATTACGGCGGGCCGAGCGGCTACCCGCCCAGGCAGTGCACCTGGTGGGTGGCGAACCGTCGCGCCAGCATCGGCCGGCCCGTGGATGCGCATATGGGCAACGGCGGCTTCTGGATCAGCAGGGCGCGCGCCCTGGGGTATTCGACCGGCCGTTCGCCGAAGCTCGGTGCGGCGATGTCGATAGCGCCCGGGGTGTTCGGCTCGTCGGGCATCTACGGGCATGTGGCGCTGGTCGAGCAGATCAACGCTGACGGCGGCATCGTGGTGTCCGAATCGGGGTCGTCCATGAGCGCCCCCCAATTGCGGACCTTCACCGCGCAGCAACTCCAGGCCGCCTCGTCCAGCGTCTGGTTCATCTACTAA
- a CDS encoding helix-turn-helix domain-containing protein produces MSLRSMLWALNDAPTGKDATAKVILIALGDYANPDGTGAYPSLATLSRIAEVSRRTVQYKLRLLERLGAIHHGNQQLASYLPGNHRPTVWDLNLQTMRHRVEDTTVTGADPAPVDVHRDAATPVQGCNHRPVDMQHGAHEPYNPTNNPGERLPHRRRRPTMSGIGDWQPDDTHHALATTLGLDCDGEYAKFRDRCLSSAQVSADWDASFRNWLRRGHELNLTLKARHPSDHPHTHTWRCTHVLALLRRDEENATPDGLAVTLAKLLNTGITGIQALQRLGLPADDDLSTP; encoded by the coding sequence ATGAGTCTGCGCAGCATGCTGTGGGCGTTGAACGATGCGCCCACGGGCAAGGATGCGACCGCGAAGGTGATCCTGATCGCCTTGGGTGATTACGCCAATCCCGACGGCACCGGCGCCTACCCCAGTCTGGCGACACTGTCCCGGATCGCCGAGGTGTCACGCCGCACGGTGCAGTACAAGCTGCGTCTGTTGGAACGGTTGGGAGCGATACACCATGGCAACCAGCAGCTCGCCTCATACCTGCCCGGCAACCATCGCCCCACGGTATGGGACCTGAACCTGCAAACCATGAGACACCGGGTGGAGGACACGACCGTTACGGGTGCAGATCCTGCACCCGTGGATGTTCACAGGGATGCAGCAACCCCCGTCCAGGGATGCAACCACCGCCCTGTAGACATGCAACACGGTGCGCACGAACCATATAACCCGACCAATAACCCGGGTGAGAGACTCCCCCACCGCCGTCGCCGACCCACGATGAGCGGGATCGGCGACTGGCAGCCCGATGATACGCACCACGCTCTCGCCACCACCCTAGGTCTGGACTGTGATGGCGAATATGCGAAATTCCGTGACCGGTGCCTCTCCTCGGCACAGGTCAGCGCCGACTGGGATGCCAGTTTCCGCAACTGGCTCAGACGCGGCCATGAACTCAACCTCACACTCAAAGCCCGCCACCCATCCGACCACCCCCACACGCACACCTGGAGATGCACGCACGTGCTCGCCTTGCTGCGCAGGGACGAGGAGAACGCCACTCCCGACGGTCTCGCGGTCACCCTGGCCAAACTGTTGAACACGGGCATCACCGGCATCCAGGCACTGCAACGGTTGGGCCTGCCGGCCGACGATGACCTATCCACGCCATGA